The sequence CCATCGGAATTCCAGGAAGGGGCGGCTTATACTGTCCCCGGGTCCGCCTTGTCAATTTCTCTGTCGGGCCGTCGGGGAGGAGGCCGCCAAATCCGGTGCCAAACGGCCATGATGGATATCGCTCGCCACCCTGCGCCGCAACCGGTTTCCGAGGGGGCCGGCATCCTGGCCGTGCGGGGACGACGCCCGACCCTTGGGGCCGGGCGCCGGCTGCGACTCATGCCGCGATCTGGCGGGAAATCTCGGCGACGTGACGGTGGTCGGTGCCGCAGCAACCGCCGAACACGCGCAGCGCCGGCAGGGTGTCCTGCAAGGCCCGGTATTGCCGCCCCAGCTCGACCGGGTTGCCCTCGTCCAGTTCGGTGCAGGCCTCCAGCTCCGCATGGCTGAGGCAGGAGGCGTTGGCCCGCAGGCCCCGAATCCGCCGCGTCCAAGCCTCGCCCGCCGCGACCGCGTCGGCGAAATGAGTCGGGTGGGCGCAGTTGATCATATAGTAGGCGGGCGCGGCCCCGGTCTCGGCGTCCACCTGGGCGATGGCATCCGCCAGGCTCTGTCCGGTCGGCAGGCGCCCGTCGGTTTCGACGGTGAAGGAAATTGCCACCGGCATGCCCGCATCGCGGGCGGCCTCTGCGACGCCGATGGCCTCGTCCGCATAGTTCAGGGTCAACGCCGTCACCAGATCGGCGCCCGCCGCCGCCAGGGTCTCGATTTGCGGGCGATGATAGGCCGCCGCTTCCGCCGCGGTCATGAGGGCGCCGGGCACATAGCCGTCGCCGCGCGGGCCGATGTCGCCGCTGATCACGAACGGGCTGTCCGGCGTCTCGTGCGTGTCGCGGATCGCGGCCAGCAGGGCCACGGACCGGTGGTGCGCGGCCTCCATCTCCCGCGGCGTGTAGCCCAGTTCCTGCGCCCAGTCGCTGCTGGCCCGCCAGGTCGGCGTGCCCAGGATCAGGCCCCGGCCGGACGCCAGCGCAATGTCCACATAGGGCCGGAAATACTCCCGGATGATCCGCTCGCCGCATTGCAGGCGCAGCACGGTAATGGCGGCGAAACAGGGAATGTCCATCTCCTGGTGAAAGACGAGCGTCGTTTCCAGGCCGCCGTCGGTCAGCATGGACTTGCCGTTCAACTGCGGTAGGCGGTTACGATATTTCGTGATCGGCATGGGAAGTCTCCTTTGTCCTTGGCACGACCAGAAGATGTCGCCGGGGCGTTCCGGAAACCAGTGAGCGCGTGGTGCACTCGCCGGAGCCAAAATTTGTCATAATGATCAGTAAGTTGGGGGTGGTTGCTGCAAGCGTTGTGAGCGGGTTCACGCGGAAACCGCACTTGCGGTACACTTCTTTGGTGCCGGCCGCATGGGCGAGGCCGGCGCCGCTGCCGTTCGTGCCGTGTCGAAGGCCGGACCGGTGGCCAATGGGAGAAAGGCGAAGCGGCATGCGCAAGGGCCAGGCCACCAAGAACCGGGTCATGGATATCGCCGAGGCGGCCATCCTGGCCAAGGGCTATGGCGCCACCTCCATCGAGGAGATCATCGAGGAGGCCGGCATCACCAAGAGCGGTTTTTTCTATCATTTCCCGGACAAGCGGGCGCTCGCTCTCGCCCTGCTCGACCGCTATATCGACAGGGAAGATGCGTTCTTCGATGCCCTGTTCGACCGTGCGGAGGAGTTGCACGACGACCC comes from Alphaproteobacteria bacterium and encodes:
- a CDS encoding homocysteine S-methyltransferase family protein yields the protein MTKYRNRLPQLNGKSMLTDGGLETTLVFHQEMDIPCFAAITVLRLQCGERIIREYFRPYVDIALASGRGLILGTPTWRASSDWAQELGYTPREMEAAHHRSVALLAAIRDTHETPDSPFVISGDIGPRGDGYVPGALMTAAEAAAYHRPQIETLAAAGADLVTALTLNYADEAIGVAEAARDAGMPVAISFTVETDGRLPTGQSLADAIAQVDAETGAAPAYYMINCAHPTHFADAVAAGEAWTRRIRGLRANASCLSHAELEACTELDEGNPVELGRQYRALQDTLPALRVFGGCCGTDHRHVAEISRQIAA